The following are encoded together in the Campylobacter lari genome:
- a CDS encoding LPS-assembly protein LptD, producing the protein MLRKILLSLACIGSLYASKVDIYALDVVKKNDIIEAKNNVVVVSDFYLITASEAKFNETTKDLELFGDVNILRGQKERTNSTYTKINLKDNTTAFKNLFFSNNDLEVWLQCHQAKIDDKFVMSKKSVVSSCNVENPDWEIRFDEGKLNKESNFLHLYNARLYVKNVPVMYLPYFGFSVDTKRKSGLLIPQVVLKQSEGLYYNQPIYYVIDDNADIQFEPQIRTKRGYGLYSTLRFIDTPYSQGEISGGIFGEKSSYKREENLKNKEHYGLEVKYSNESLFKSLLGEEFQEGLWVDATYLNDVDYMNLSSSAKTEASLVTSKINYFLSDDDNYYGAYAKYYIDTSKISNKDTLQEYPSFQYHRYLNGFFDNYIQYSLDASFHRYYRHTGIYAKTLDFDLPLIYHTSFFDDFLNFAFTERIYANFVDYSNTDVKNQEHLFRNSHNFSLYTDLSKPYENFYHTLYLGVNYFLPGAKSGEITEDFVELKNDPEQLNFSMYQYFYNTLGKKKLYHNLKVKYFTKEGSFGAFDNVVEYFYNDYISLRNEAEYSGADNRFDKVFSEALFDYGEWKISLNHAYRMYENEKYNFIGTKAQYDINTNYQIFGGLWFDLNKEPEKWEIGYTYQRKCWNYSLMYRKDISPKLTSGGISAKDQSGVYFMFNFYPLGGVSYDFSLEENERSI; encoded by the coding sequence ATCTTGCGTAAAATATTACTTTCTTTGGCTTGCATAGGAAGTTTATATGCTTCTAAAGTAGATATCTATGCTTTGGATGTTGTTAAAAAAAATGATATTATAGAGGCAAAAAATAATGTAGTTGTGGTATCTGATTTTTATTTGATAACTGCAAGCGAGGCTAAATTTAATGAAACAACAAAAGATTTGGAGCTTTTTGGAGATGTTAATATCTTAAGGGGGCAAAAAGAAAGAACTAATTCTACTTATACGAAGATTAACTTAAAAGATAACACTACAGCTTTTAAAAATTTATTTTTTTCAAATAATGATTTGGAGGTTTGGCTACAATGTCATCAAGCTAAAATTGATGACAAATTTGTAATGAGTAAAAAGTCTGTTGTATCTAGTTGTAATGTTGAAAATCCTGATTGGGAAATTCGTTTTGATGAAGGCAAATTAAACAAAGAGAGTAATTTTTTACATCTTTATAATGCAAGATTATATGTAAAAAATGTTCCGGTGATGTATTTACCTTATTTTGGTTTTAGTGTAGATACTAAAAGAAAAAGCGGATTGTTAATTCCCCAAGTAGTTTTAAAACAAAGTGAAGGGCTATATTATAATCAGCCAATTTATTATGTTATTGATGATAATGCGGACATTCAATTTGAACCTCAGATTAGAACAAAAAGAGGTTATGGCTTATACTCAACTTTAAGATTTATTGATACCCCTTATTCTCAAGGTGAAATTAGCGGTGGTATTTTTGGCGAAAAATCAAGTTATAAAAGAGAAGAAAATTTAAAAAATAAAGAACACTATGGTTTAGAGGTTAAATATTCAAATGAATCTTTATTTAAAAGTCTTTTAGGTGAAGAATTTCAAGAGGGTTTATGGGTTGATGCTACTTATTTAAATGATGTTGATTATATGAATTTAAGTTCTAGCGCAAAAACCGAAGCTTCTTTAGTTACTTCTAAAATAAATTATTTTTTATCAGATGATGATAATTATTATGGTGCTTATGCAAAGTATTATATAGACACTTCTAAAATTAGCAATAAAGATACTTTACAAGAATATCCATCTTTTCAATATCATAGATATTTAAATGGATTTTTTGATAATTATATACAATATAGCTTGGATGCTTCTTTTCATAGGTATTATAGACATACGGGTATTTATGCTAAAACTTTAGATTTTGATTTACCTTTAATTTATCATACGAGTTTTTTTGATGATTTTTTAAATTTTGCTTTCACAGAAAGGATATATGCAAATTTTGTAGATTATTCTAACACAGATGTTAAAAACCAAGAACATTTATTTAGAAATTCTCATAATTTTTCTTTATATACAGATCTTTCAAAGCCATATGAAAATTTTTATCATACTCTATATTTAGGGGTTAATTATTTTCTACCTGGAGCTAAATCGGGTGAAATCACTGAAGATTTTGTAGAGTTAAAAAATGATCCTGAGCAACTTAATTTTTCAATGTATCAGTATTTTTATAATACTTTAGGCAAAAAAAAATTATATCATAACTTGAAGGTTAAATACTTTACTAAAGAAGGTAGCTTTGGTGCTTTTGATAATGTTGTAGAATATTTTTACAATGATTATATAAGTTTAAGAAATGAAGCTGAATATTCTGGAGCTGATAATCGTTTTGATAAGGTTTTTAGTGAAGCTTTGTTTGATTATGGTGAATGGAAGATTAGTTTAAACCATGCTTATAGAATGTATGAAAATGAAAAATATAATTTTATAGGGACTAAAGCCCAATATGATATAAATACTAATTATCAAATTTTTGGTGGATTGTGGTTTGATTTGAACAAAGAACCTGAAAAATGGGAAATAGGTTATACTTATCAAAGAAAATGTTGGAATTATTCTTTGATGTATCGCAAAGATATTTCACCTAAACTTACAAGTGGTGGTATTAGTGCTAAAGATCAAAGTGGTGTATATTTTATGTTTAATTTTTATCCATTAGGCGGGGTATCTTATGATTTTTCTTTAGAGGAAAATGAAAGGTCGATATGA
- a CDS encoding RDD family protein: MSANQELFDKLEKEELKIASFKKRFLAYIVDSFVILAIVSIILFDKISSMQTYDEIHNLLIRFAGGTLILQFTYHSLFTYLYGATLGKMLLKIMVIDQNLLDKPNFIQSALRAGVRQISDMLYGLGFAWALSNIVLKTWHDYAAKTVVIDLA, from the coding sequence ATGAGTGCAAATCAAGAATTATTTGACAAACTAGAAAAAGAAGAGCTAAAAATAGCAAGTTTTAAAAAAAGATTTTTAGCTTATATTGTTGATAGTTTTGTGATTTTAGCTATTGTGAGTATTATTTTATTTGATAAGATTAGTTCTATGCAAACTTATGATGAAATTCACAATCTTTTAATACGTTTTGCTGGTGGAACTTTAATTTTGCAATTTACATATCATAGTCTATTTACATATTTATATGGTGCAACTTTAGGAAAAATGCTTTTGAAGATTATGGTTATTGATCAAAACTTATTAGATAAACCAAATTTCATTCAAAGTGCTTTAAGAGCAGGTGTGAGGCAAATTAGTGATATGTTGTATGGTTTGGGTTTTGCTTGGGCTTTAAGCAATATCGTTTTAAAAACTTGGCATGATTATGCGGCCAAAACAGTGGTGATAGATCTTGCGTAA
- a CDS encoding phosphoribosyltransferase, whose protein sequence is MIFFEDEKDALEKLYDILPLNKLKDYIIITPSLKSIVFVDALAQKLEIPYDFLFTEQIKAPNNDECQIAMISETKELVYNEALVKAFDISLDYIYGEANRTYEEKILKNVYRYRKGNLLKDLKGRNILILHEGCESGITASSCIKSLLKEEVNSIVYATALMPSDVYEYIGVFVDEVYCVQKIDHFVNIEFYFKNKTILQAHEILDILEESKYYLPLKR, encoded by the coding sequence ATGATATTTTTTGAAGATGAAAAAGATGCACTTGAGAAATTATATGATATATTGCCATTAAACAAACTAAAAGATTATATTATTATTACACCTTCTTTAAAATCGATAGTTTTTGTTGATGCACTAGCACAAAAATTAGAAATTCCATATGATTTTTTATTTACAGAACAAATTAAAGCTCCTAATAATGATGAATGTCAAATAGCTATGATTAGTGAAACAAAGGAGTTGGTTTATAATGAGGCTTTAGTTAAAGCTTTTGATATAAGTTTAGATTATATTTATGGTGAAGCCAATAGAACCTACGAAGAAAAAATTTTAAAAAATGTGTATCGTTATAGAAAAGGAAATCTTTTAAAAGATTTAAAAGGGAGAAATATTTTAATATTGCATGAAGGTTGCGAAAGTGGAATTACTGCTTCTTCATGTATTAAAAGTTTGTTAAAAGAAGAAGTAAATAGTATTGTTTATGCTACTGCTTTAATGCCAAGTGATGTATATGAATATATCGGTGTTTTTGTAGATGAGGTTTATTGTGTGCAAAAAATTGATCATTTTGTGAATATTGAGTTTTATTTTAAAAATAAAACGATTTTGCAAGCTCATGAAATTTTAGATATTTTAGAAGAAAGTAAATATTATCTTCCATTAAAGAGATAA